The DNA sequence ATGTCGTACACGTCGAACCCGCGTCGGTAGAGGTAGTTCATCGCGCCTTGGGCCTGCCAGTCGTCGTCTTCGAGCGTCTTCTTGACGGCGCGGGGGACGTGCGGGTTCTCGGTTAGGTCAGCCGAGGACGCGCGGGCAGTCGGCCCTGTCGGGGTGGCGATGTCGTCCACGTTCACGTCCAAATCGAGCTTTTCGGTCAGGCCTATCTCCACGTCCACCGGGCGGTCGGCGATGGCGATTTCGCGCTGAACCCCCACGAAACCGTCCCACACGTCGTCCACGTTCACCTTCGCGGAGCGGTTCGAGTTCAGCAGTCCCGTCCGGTACTGGAGGACGTTGTCGATGTCGAGGCCGCGCTGGTACCAGTCGCCGCTGGTGGCGAACTCCGAGGCGTTCTCCTCGGCCCCGACGGGCGAGAGGATACCCGTCGAGACGTTTGGGTAGGACGACCGGCCGACGAACACCGAGGGCGACGTGCTTCCGAAGAGCGAGTCACCCTGTGCGACCTCCGAAAAGCGTTCCTCGAAATCGTCGACGTAGTCCAGAATCTCGTAGGATTTCTCCTCGGCGAGACGACGTCGGCGCTCCTCCTCGTCCGGGCGCAAATCGTCGATATATTCGTCCAACCGCATTCACGAAACGTAGGTGAGCGAAGGGCTTGAACGTTCGGCAATCCGGCCGACTTCGAGGGTCCGAGATGGGAGTGCTGGCCGTCGCTCGGAAGGGAGAAAAACGGGAGAACGGTGGGGTTAGTGGATTCCCATGGCTTCGATCTGTTCTTGATAGCGGTTCCGGATGGTCACTTCCGTCACCTGCGCCACGTCGGCGACCTCGCGCTGTGTCTTCTTCTCGTTGCAGAGAAGCGAAGCGGCGTAAATCGCAGCGGCGGCGTAGCCGGTCGGCGATTTACCGGACAGCAGTCCCTCTTCAGCGGTGGTTTCGATGATGTTGTTCGCCTTCGACTGCACTTCTTCGCTGAGATGGAGTTCAGAACAGAACCGCGGGACGTATTTTTTCGGGTCGACGGGTTTCATCTCCAGACCGAGTTCCTGTGAGATGTATCGGTACGTTCGTCCGATCTCTTTCCGTTGAACCCGGGATACTTCCGAAATCTCTTCGAGACTTCGTGGAATCCCCTCCTTACGACAGGCGGCGTACAGGGCGCTCGTTGCGACGCCTTCGATGGAGCGACCACGGATCAGGTCCTCCTTGAGCGCTCGCCGATAGATGACCGACGCGACTTCGCGCACCGATCGTGGGACGCCCAGCGCGGATGCCATCCGGTCGATTTCGGACAGGGCGAATTGGAGGTTTCGTTCGCCCGCATCCTTCGTCCGGATGCGTTCCTGCCACTTGCGTAGGCGGTGCATCTGACTGCGCTTCTTGGAGGAAATGGATCGACCGTAGGCGTCCTTGTCCTTCCAGTCGATGGTCGTCGTCAACCCCTTGTCGTGCATCGTCTGGGTGGTCGGCGCGCCGACGCGCGATTTCTTCTGCCGTTCCTGATGATTGAACGCACGCCATTCCGGTCCGGGGTCTATCCGTTCCTCCTCGACGACCAACCCACAGTCGTCACAGACCAGTTCGGCGCGGTCGGTACTCTTGACCAACGTTTCGGACCCGCATTCAGGACAAGCACGCTCTCCCTCTCGTTCGTTCGCCGTTTGCTCCCCTTCGAGTTGGCGCTCCCGCTGACGAGTGGACCGTGTCATCGCACTTTTATAGTAGTAACCTCTAAACATTTAAACCCTTGGGCAAAACCCATATATGTCTGACGATCACCCGAATATTCTCGCGAGACCGGAATCTGTTTACTCGCACACAGACG is a window from the Haladaptatus sp. R4 genome containing:
- the nreA gene encoding DNA repair protein NreA gives rise to the protein MRLDEYIDDLRPDEEERRRRLAEEKSYEILDYVDDFEERFSEVAQGDSLFGSTSPSVFVGRSSYPNVSTGILSPVGAEENASEFATSGDWYQRGLDIDNVLQYRTGLLNSNRSAKVNVDDVWDGFVGVQREIAIADRPVDVEIGLTEKLDLDVNVDDIATPTGPTARASSADLTENPHVPRAVKKTLEDDDWQAQGAMNYLYRRGFDVYDINTILSAGALGQNRNRKLVPTRWSITAVDDTIGQYLRGRIRNAPSIDETQVWVNEYMGNRYWVVLTPGQWEYELVEMKAPGSIWNPSPTGDIWMGSAHEGYEGRTAYVDETAGAYYASRLGVLEHLEDIGRQAKALVLREVSDDYWAPVGVWQVRESVRNAFDGRFGESESFHTAVREIVPQLPISMNSLRRKSEMVSGVQANLTDFGK
- a CDS encoding transcription initiation factor IIB family protein encodes the protein MTRSTRQRERQLEGEQTANEREGERACPECGSETLVKSTDRAELVCDDCGLVVEEERIDPGPEWRAFNHQERQKKSRVGAPTTQTMHDKGLTTTIDWKDKDAYGRSISSKKRSQMHRLRKWQERIRTKDAGERNLQFALSEIDRMASALGVPRSVREVASVIYRRALKEDLIRGRSIEGVATSALYAACRKEGIPRSLEEISEVSRVQRKEIGRTYRYISQELGLEMKPVDPKKYVPRFCSELHLSEEVQSKANNIIETTAEEGLLSGKSPTGYAAAAIYAASLLCNEKKTQREVADVAQVTEVTIRNRYQEQIEAMGIH